A part of Anabas testudineus chromosome 7, fAnaTes1.2, whole genome shotgun sequence genomic DNA contains:
- the gpr61 gene encoding G-protein coupled receptor 61 gives MEHPATVSPSCNPSLFDLPTFPASPQLNTSDETPPFTSIQGGVDLNQSLALCAMIIMDVLAVVGNLAVMIVITKTPQLRKFAFMFHLCLVDLLAALVLMPLGMLSDRIAVDEVLCRSYHCLSVCLVSAAILTICAINIERYYYIAHPMRHEVKMTVGVVVTVIVGIWLKAIVMSVLPLLGWLLQGNQTLGAPLALIPGQRHCSLHWTGRTTRLLFMVFFTFIYFLCPMLIILVVYCNMFKLARVAGMQHGPLPTWMGTPRERSESISSRSTVAASFGGTGARSTPQRTFSGGKAAVVLAAVGGQFLCCWLPYFSFHLYSAMVSTSPASLAQLEEMVTWIGYFCFSSNPFFYGCLNRQIRKELGRNLGGLFKRAGPTEGEQLPSREASIEENFLQFLQGTGCNLQPCNSHGKTNPEEPQTERVQESAVQQNMPADFHIPGQILEETSEFIQQLNNELHLPENCCQTRALPEL, from the coding sequence ATGGAGCATCCTGCCACAGTGAGCCCCTCCTGTAACCCTTCTCTCTTTGACCTTCCCACGTTTCCAGCCTCGCCACAGCTTAATACCTCTGACGAGACCCCGCCCTTCACAAGCATTCAAGGAGGGGTCGATCTGAACCAGTCCTTGGCTCTGTGTGCTATGATCATCATGGATGTGCTGGCAGTGGTGGGGAACTTGGCTGTGATGATTGTCATCACCAAAACTCCTCAGCTGCGCAAGTTTGCCTTCATGTTCCACCTCTGCCTGGTGGACCTGCTGGCCGCGCTGGTGTTGATGCCTCTGGGGATGCTGTCAGACCGGATTGCGGTGGACGAGGTGTTGTGTCGAAGCTACCActgcctgagtgtgtgtctaGTCAGCGCTGCCATCCTTACCATCTGTGCCATTAACATAGAGCGCTATTACTACATCGCTCACCCCATGCGTCATGAGGTGAAGATGACAGTGGGGGTGGTGGTGACTGTGATAGTAGGAATCTGGCTTAAAGCCATTGTCATGTCAGTGCTACCTCTCCTTGGATGGTTGCTCCAGGGAAACCAGACTCTGGGGGCTCCTTTGGCCCTCATACCAGGCCAGAGACACTGCTCTCTCCACTGGACAGGAAGGACCACACGCCTGCTTTTCATGGtcttctttacatttatttatttcctgtgccCCATGCTGATTATTCTGGTGGTCTACTGCAACATGTTCAAGTTAGCGCGAGTAGCAGGCATGCAGCATGGCCCTCTTCCCACCTGGATGGGGACTCCACGAGAACGGTCCGAGTCCATCAGTAGCCGCTCCACCGTGGCAGCCAGCTTTGGAGGAACAGGTGCCCGCAGCACCCCTCAGAGAACCTTCAGTGGCGGGAAGGCCGCGGTGGTCCTGGCAGCAGTGGGAGGTCAGTTCCTCTGCTGCTGGCTGCCCTATTTCTCATTTCATCTCTACTCAGCCATGGTGTCTACTTCACCTGCCTCACTGGCCCAGCTGGAGGAAATGGTCACATGGATTGGCTATTTCTGCTTCAGCTCCAACCCTTTCTTCTATGGCTGCCTGAATCGGCAGATTCGCAAGGAGTTGGGCCGCAACCTGGGCGGCCTCTTCAAACGGGCTGGGCCCACCGAAGGGGAGCAGCTGCCCAGCCGTGAGGCCTCTATTGAGGAGAACTTTTTGCAGTTCCTTCAGGGCACTGGATGCAATCTGCAGCCCTGCAACTCTCACGGCAAAACCAACCCAGAGGAGCCACAGACTGAGCGCGTTCAGGAATCAGCTGTTCAGCAGAACATGCCAGCTGACTTCCACATCCCAGGGCAGATCCTCGAGGAAACCTCAGAGTTCATACAACAGCTGAACAATGAGCTACACCTACCAGAGAACTGCTGCCAGACCAGAGCTCTACCAGAGCTCTAG